One Microvirga lotononidis genomic window carries:
- a CDS encoding alpha/beta fold hydrolase: MSAPILHDKVQGAGSLALVFLHYFAGSLRSWVHVAGDLSRAHRCLRIDLPGFGRSPPLPAFSVDMVAQAIAQHIAGRRLGTYVLVGHSMGGKLALACAADPPPGLAGVVLVAPSPPSPEPMDEKERARLLATHDDRASADQTLRTITRRTIPAEDAEICIADNLMTSAEAWHWWLAQGSRETIAAQTKRVTCPVLVLGGSEDPVIPPEVITTEVMPRLANASRAVIAGAGHLLPFEAPKEVAGNIRTFVKERCRGAAVRGTP; this comes from the coding sequence ATGAGCGCACCAATCCTTCATGACAAAGTCCAGGGCGCAGGATCGCTGGCCTTGGTGTTTCTGCACTATTTCGCCGGCTCCCTACGGTCCTGGGTTCATGTGGCCGGGGATTTGTCCCGCGCACACAGGTGCCTGCGCATCGACCTTCCCGGCTTCGGCCGCTCGCCGCCGCTGCCTGCTTTCAGTGTCGACATGGTCGCTCAAGCGATTGCGCAGCACATCGCGGGCCGTCGTCTTGGTACTTATGTTCTCGTCGGCCATTCCATGGGCGGCAAGCTGGCGCTCGCCTGCGCGGCCGATCCACCTCCCGGTCTCGCCGGCGTCGTCCTGGTGGCTCCCTCACCACCCTCGCCTGAGCCGATGGACGAGAAGGAGCGTGCGCGTCTGCTGGCGACCCATGACGACCGAGCCTCGGCGGATCAAACCCTCCGCACGATCACGCGGCGGACGATCCCGGCAGAGGACGCCGAGATCTGCATTGCGGACAATCTGATGACCTCGGCCGAGGCCTGGCACTGGTGGCTTGCGCAGGGCAGTCGCGAGACTATCGCGGCTCAGACTAAACGAGTGACCTGCCCGGTTCTGGTTTTGGGTGGGAGCGAGGACCCCGTCATCCCGCCTGAGGTCATCACAACCGAGGTCATGCCCCGGCTCGCCAATGCCTCTCGTGCCGTAATTGCAGGCGCCGGACACCTCCTTCCGTTCGAGGCTCCAAAAGAAGTTGCGGGCAACATCCGCACTTTCGTCAAAGAACGATGCCGTGGCGCGGCGGTAAGAGGTACACCGTAG
- a CDS encoding LysR family transcriptional regulator has product MEMHQVRYFLALCEELNFTHAAERCHVAQPSLTRAIRQLEQELGGELFHRERAHTHLSELGRIVRPHLEQVYREMQEAKRQAGDFAELTHTPLKLGIMCTIAPDQIVDLVGAVRARHAGVELKMADANAWELEERLLQGDLEVAIYCIPGKEPDERLHVLPLFREQIVAALGSRHRLASRNAVRVKDLDGECYIHRTDCEFAGYADPVFQAQNVKCTAVYWSERDDWTLAMVAAGLGWAFMPANSVSHPAVTGLPITEPEFWREVNLVTVRGRPHSPAVGALVREAMSMRWFGERALAVERSRDMPEPADLPTPSAP; this is encoded by the coding sequence ATGGAAATGCACCAGGTTCGGTATTTCCTCGCCCTGTGCGAGGAACTGAACTTCACCCACGCAGCCGAGCGTTGCCATGTGGCCCAGCCCTCCTTGACGCGAGCGATCCGGCAACTGGAACAGGAGCTCGGGGGTGAGCTCTTCCACCGGGAGCGTGCTCACACGCATTTATCGGAGCTTGGCCGCATCGTCCGCCCACATCTGGAGCAGGTCTACCGCGAGATGCAGGAAGCCAAGCGCCAGGCGGGGGACTTCGCCGAGCTGACCCATACGCCCCTCAAGCTCGGAATCATGTGCACTATCGCTCCCGATCAGATCGTCGATCTCGTCGGTGCGGTCCGGGCCCGTCATGCAGGGGTCGAACTGAAGATGGCCGATGCCAATGCCTGGGAACTGGAGGAGCGGCTCCTCCAGGGGGATCTGGAGGTCGCCATCTACTGCATTCCCGGCAAGGAGCCGGACGAGCGGCTCCATGTTCTTCCCCTGTTTCGCGAGCAGATCGTGGCGGCGCTCGGATCACGCCATCGCCTGGCGAGCCGGAACGCCGTCCGGGTGAAGGATCTGGACGGGGAGTGCTACATCCATCGCACCGACTGCGAGTTCGCGGGCTACGCCGATCCCGTGTTCCAGGCGCAGAACGTCAAATGCACGGCCGTCTATTGGAGCGAGCGGGACGACTGGACATTGGCCATGGTCGCGGCAGGTCTCGGCTGGGCCTTCATGCCAGCGAACTCAGTCAGTCATCCTGCGGTCACCGGCCTGCCGATCACCGAGCCCGAGTTCTGGCGCGAGGTGAACCTCGTCACCGTGCGGGGGAGGCCGCACTCGCCGGCTGTCGGAGCGCTGGTGCGCGAGGCGATGAGCATGCGTTGGTTCGGCGAGCGGGCTTTGGCGGTAGAGCGTTCCAGAGATATGCCGGAACCAGCTGACCTGCCCACGCCAAGCGCGCCCTGA
- a CDS encoding DUF1326 domain-containing protein translates to MSTIPEWHLAGDWFDICSCDIPCPCEFAQAPTNNACQGLLAWHIRDGHFGPVRLDGLNLLALGAFEGNLWTGEAKAIMGLFIDERADEPQREALQIIFSGQAGGWPASFAATIGELRGIEFVPITFEVADDLGFWRAEIPGKVIGRAEALTGPTTPPGQRVQTINPPGSEVGPGQVATWGRSVEARTEGFGFQWTGESRSSKHIPFDWSGPASA, encoded by the coding sequence ATGAGCACCATCCCTGAATGGCATTTGGCCGGCGACTGGTTCGACATCTGCAGTTGCGACATTCCTTGTCCCTGTGAGTTTGCTCAGGCCCCCACCAACAACGCCTGTCAGGGTCTGCTCGCCTGGCATATCAGGGACGGTCACTTCGGGCCCGTCCGCCTCGACGGCCTGAACCTGCTCGCCCTGGGTGCCTTCGAGGGCAATTTGTGGACCGGCGAGGCGAAGGCCATCATGGGCCTGTTTATCGATGAGAGGGCCGACGAGCCGCAGCGCGAGGCGCTGCAGATCATCTTCTCGGGGCAGGCCGGCGGATGGCCTGCGAGCTTCGCCGCCACGATCGGCGAGCTGCGGGGCATCGAGTTCGTCCCGATCACGTTCGAGGTCGCCGACGACCTGGGCTTCTGGCGGGCCGAGATTCCGGGCAAGGTCATAGGGAGGGCGGAAGCCCTGACCGGACCCACCACGCCGCCGGGGCAGCGCGTTCAGACGATCAATCCGCCCGGCTCGGAAGTCGGGCCAGGGCAGGTCGCCACATGGGGCCGGTCGGTTGAGGCCCGGACAGAGGGGTTTGGCTTCCAGTGGACGGGCGAGAGCCGGTCGAGCAAGCACATTCCGTTCGACTGGTCCGGCCCGGCTTCGGCCTAG
- a CDS encoding tyrosine-type recombinase/integrase has protein sequence MQDSSADHPCQTTAPWNRGKLIGPKPPLKAKEIWSIRVRLQVAHRIRDLALFNLALDSKLRACDLVALRVDDVALNGRVRSRATVMQRKTGRPVQFEITEQTREAVGRWLEKKDLHKGEPLFPSRVNRRKAMTTRQYARLLASWLRAIGLDPLAYGTHSLRRTKASMIYRRTGNLRAVQLLLGHTKIESTVRYLGIDVGDALLIAEQIEI, from the coding sequence ATGCAAGACAGTTCCGCTGACCATCCCTGCCAAACCACCGCACCTTGGAACCGGGGCAAGCTGATTGGCCCCAAACCGCCTCTTAAGGCCAAAGAGATCTGGTCCATTCGCGTCAGGCTCCAAGTGGCGCATCGCATCCGGGATTTGGCTCTGTTCAATCTCGCCCTCGACAGCAAGCTGCGAGCTTGTGACCTTGTCGCGCTCCGCGTCGACGATGTGGCCCTTAATGGGCGGGTGCGCTCCCGAGCTACGGTCATGCAGCGGAAGACGGGCCGGCCTGTTCAGTTCGAGATCACAGAGCAAACCCGGGAGGCTGTGGGCCGCTGGCTGGAGAAGAAGGATCTGCACAAGGGGGAGCCGCTGTTCCCGAGCAGGGTCAATCGGCGAAAGGCAATGACGACGCGCCAGTACGCCCGCCTGCTGGCATCCTGGCTTCGCGCGATTGGGCTGGATCCCCTCGCCTACGGTACCCATTCCTTGCGGCGTACCAAAGCGTCGATGATCTATCGGAGAACCGGCAATCTCCGAGCCGTCCAACTTCTGCTCGGCCACACCAAGATCGAGAGCACTGTTCGGTATCTTGGGATCGACGTCGGCGATGCCCTTCTGATTGCGGAGCAGATTGAAATCTGA
- a CDS encoding family 1 glycosylhydrolase: MAAPWFMFATGIENSYPTIKNGAVRVDELDKCGHYKHWRRDFELLQELDIRYLRYGPPIHRIWLGQGRYDWSFPDQTFGVLKTMDIVPIVDLCHFGVPDWIGNFQNPEIPTLFADYARAFAQRFPWVQLYTPVNEMFICATFSAAYGWWNEQLSSDTAFVTALKHIVKANILAMAAILEIRPDAIFIQSESSEYFHADEPDAIGHAEIMNARRFLSLDLNYGRRVDSEMYQFLLDNGMTRDEYQFFMTHRLRQHCIMGNDYYVTNEHRVAPDGRTWAAGEIFGYAEITRQYYERYRLPVMHTETNLAQGLNGDEAVTWLRKEWANVMRVRNSGVPIVGFTWYSLTDQVDWDTALREENGRVNALGLYDLDRNIRPVGKAYQLLIQRWRRVLPTQSVCLTVPIIPPSQFESAHAVSQQEAARNLSQAAPTSPTMADHAG, from the coding sequence ATGGCAGCGCCTTGGTTTATGTTCGCGACGGGTATCGAGAACAGCTATCCGACCATCAAGAACGGCGCCGTCCGTGTCGACGAGCTGGACAAGTGCGGCCACTACAAGCACTGGCGGAGGGATTTCGAACTCCTTCAGGAACTCGACATCCGCTATCTGCGCTATGGCCCACCGATCCACCGCATCTGGTTGGGCCAGGGCCGGTATGACTGGAGCTTCCCGGATCAGACCTTCGGTGTCTTGAAGACGATGGACATCGTCCCGATCGTCGATCTCTGCCATTTCGGGGTTCCGGACTGGATCGGAAACTTCCAGAATCCCGAGATCCCGACGCTGTTTGCGGACTATGCGCGCGCCTTTGCGCAGCGCTTTCCCTGGGTGCAGCTCTACACGCCCGTGAACGAGATGTTCATCTGTGCCACCTTCTCGGCCGCATATGGCTGGTGGAACGAGCAGTTGAGCAGTGACACGGCTTTCGTAACGGCGCTCAAGCACATCGTGAAGGCGAACATTCTGGCGATGGCCGCCATTCTCGAGATCCGCCCTGACGCGATCTTCATACAGAGCGAGTCATCGGAGTATTTCCATGCCGACGAGCCTGATGCGATCGGCCACGCAGAGATTATGAACGCCCGCCGGTTCTTGTCGCTGGATCTCAATTACGGCCGCCGCGTCGATTCCGAGATGTACCAGTTTCTCCTCGACAACGGCATGACGCGCGACGAATACCAGTTCTTCATGACGCATCGCCTGCGGCAGCACTGCATTATGGGCAACGATTACTACGTGACGAACGAACACCGTGTCGCTCCCGATGGACGTACATGGGCTGCGGGCGAGATCTTCGGATATGCGGAGATCACCCGGCAATATTACGAACGCTATCGCCTTCCCGTCATGCACACGGAGACGAATCTGGCGCAGGGCCTCAACGGCGACGAGGCTGTAACCTGGCTGCGGAAGGAATGGGCGAATGTTATGCGGGTGCGCAACAGCGGCGTCCCAATCGTCGGGTTCACCTGGTACTCGCTGACGGATCAGGTTGACTGGGATACCGCCCTGCGGGAGGAGAACGGCCGGGTAAACGCTCTCGGCCTTTACGATTTGGACCGGAACATCCGGCCGGTCGGCAAAGCCTATCAGCTCCTGATTCAGAGATGGCGCAGGGTTCTGCCGACACAGAGCGTCTGCCTTACCGTTCCGATCATTCCACCGAGCCAGTTTGAGAGCGCGCATGCGGTCTCTCAGCAGGAAGCGGCCCGGAACCTGAGTCAGGCTGCCCCTACGTCGCCAACCATGGCGGATCATGCCGGCTGA
- a CDS encoding MIP/aquaporin family protein: MPAECAPSPPASDRPLHGLPLPPARLHPDLYVAEFVGTALLVLVGVSVVILMFGQGSPGARLIPSEGWRLFLTGGLFGSVGALIAVSPIGRISGAHINPAVTVAFWLEGKLAWRDATFYVLAQFAGSVIGAWPLLSWGRMGRSVAFGAPQPGVGIPVWAALLGEAGVTFLLILAIFTMAAHPRTRSFTPLALPAVLSVLVWLEAPLSGASANPARWFGPALIARVSIDPWIYIVGPSLGAVLYAGFVRLGSVRLPRVRVARLFHFNIEA; the protein is encoded by the coding sequence ATGCCGGCTGAATGTGCGCCTTCGCCACCTGCCAGCGACAGGCCTCTGCATGGCCTTCCCCTGCCGCCGGCGCGGCTGCACCCTGACCTGTACGTGGCGGAGTTCGTCGGTACGGCCCTGCTGGTTCTGGTCGGCGTGTCGGTGGTTATTCTCATGTTTGGGCAAGGCAGTCCGGGGGCAAGACTGATCCCGAGCGAAGGCTGGCGCCTGTTTCTGACCGGCGGCTTGTTCGGTTCGGTCGGGGCGCTGATCGCGGTTTCACCGATCGGCCGCATCAGCGGCGCGCATATCAATCCTGCCGTGACGGTCGCGTTCTGGCTGGAGGGCAAGCTGGCGTGGCGTGATGCCACCTTTTACGTCTTGGCTCAGTTCGCCGGCAGCGTTATCGGAGCTTGGCCTCTTCTGAGCTGGGGGCGCATGGGACGAAGCGTGGCGTTTGGTGCGCCGCAGCCGGGAGTTGGCATTCCCGTCTGGGCCGCTCTCCTCGGGGAGGCAGGAGTGACGTTTCTGCTCATCCTGGCGATTTTCACTATGGCGGCACATCCCCGTACCCGTAGCTTCACGCCCTTGGCCCTGCCGGCCGTGCTCTCGGTGTTGGTATGGTTGGAGGCTCCCCTCTCTGGGGCCAGCGCAAACCCGGCTCGGTGGTTCGGACCTGCCCTGATCGCCAGGGTCTCGATAGACCCATGGATCTACATCGTTGGGCCCTCGCTTGGAGCCGTCCTGTATGCCGGCTTCGTCCGTCTCGGGTCTGTGCGCCTTCCCCGCGTCAGAGTCGCGCGATTATTCCACTTCAACATTGAGGCTTGA
- a CDS encoding AAA family ATPase, translating into MNLEAWLRNMGLERYVQIFRSHDIDADALLDLTEADFKELGVTLGHRKRLLRAIVAFKAPKHLETPRAAKPILSRPMPKEAERRHLSILFCDLVGSTALASRLDPEDMRDVLWTYQQVAADRIRRFEGHVAKYMGDGILAYFGWPYAHEEDAERAVRTGLALVAAIGGLTAPDGSRLACRVGIATGPVIIGDRVGKGAAREEAVIGEAPNLAARLQALAAPGEIVVGAATRQLLGGLFEFHDVGTHELKGFAFPVPAWRVLGDGIAASRFTARVAGHPTPLVGRKRELGQLCQLWTQAKGGTGRLALIGGEPGVGKSRLTQALQDRLAQESHTCLIYQCSPVHQQSVLHPVTTQLVRLAGFSSNDPPDVKLDKLERLLARPEGQAATGTPLLAALLSLPTEGRYPPLNLSPQRQKEVTLWALIEHLARLAAIRPMLMIVEDLHWADPTTLEFLGRVVQRLPTLPVLAVYTFRPEFVPPWTRSDCAVMLVLNRLSPSEGRALVAHLAHGQGLPARTMQQIADKTDGVPLFAEELTKAVLEAHHSEPATGSARVSDPVLTLPDTLQDSLMARLDRLTGVRETAQIGAVIGREFSYGLLAAVARRDEAELQSTLARLVSAGILFVRGQPPDAIYTFKHALVRDAVYATLLRARCRQLHTRVARLLEKRFPGIAEREPETVAQHYEAAGLAMQAIAWWQHAGERANNRSANQEAENHLRRALGLIDQLPADAGRRQAELRLLTVLGRVLIARSGYSSPEVEKVYSRARLLCETVERQVNAFPVLLGLTIYAAVRADLDSGLALSQRLLELARRARDPVLQVEAQYSAGITHHWRGELTEARRHLMVAVRMYRTGQHRAHLAHYGQDPGPICLCRGAAVLWLLGYPDQAAARMRDALALADELAHPFSQAYVLTWAAWLMIIQRDGAGAAQAIDRALRFAEEQQYPYWIAMATTQEGWLLAQQGHATQAIVRINEGLARMDAIGTRVTHAYARGVLGEVLAGIGRASDGAQLLDQAIADVRQHHEGWCEAELLHLRGRVLLAAPSGTRCTAESSLLLAIERAREQRAKAWELRAAVSLAQLWNNRGCCSEARDLLAPVCNWFTEGLDTADLQDARRLLDALG; encoded by the coding sequence ATGAATCTCGAGGCGTGGCTGCGGAATATGGGTCTGGAACGGTATGTTCAGATCTTTCGCAGCCATGACATCGATGCCGATGCCTTGCTCGACCTGACCGAGGCCGATTTCAAGGAGCTCGGCGTTACTCTTGGCCACCGCAAGAGGCTTCTTCGGGCAATCGTTGCCTTCAAGGCCCCGAAACACCTGGAGACACCACGTGCCGCCAAGCCGATCCTTTCGCGACCAATGCCGAAAGAAGCAGAGCGCCGCCATCTGAGCATCCTGTTCTGCGATCTCGTCGGCTCGACTGCGTTGGCGAGCCGGTTGGACCCTGAAGACATGCGCGACGTGCTCTGGACATACCAGCAGGTTGCGGCGGACAGGATCCGGCGTTTCGAGGGGCACGTTGCCAAATACATGGGTGATGGGATCCTCGCGTATTTCGGCTGGCCCTACGCTCACGAGGAAGACGCCGAACGGGCTGTCCGCACCGGCCTCGCGCTCGTAGCGGCGATCGGCGGGCTGACCGCCCCAGATGGCTCCCGGCTTGCCTGCCGGGTCGGCATCGCCACCGGACCGGTGATTATTGGTGATCGGGTCGGCAAGGGGGCCGCACGGGAAGAGGCGGTAATTGGGGAGGCGCCTAATCTGGCTGCGCGTCTGCAGGCCCTCGCGGCTCCCGGCGAGATCGTCGTCGGCGCGGCGACGCGACAGCTTCTCGGGGGGCTATTCGAATTCCACGATGTTGGCACGCACGAGCTTAAGGGGTTCGCGTTTCCTGTCCCGGCCTGGCGCGTTCTCGGGGATGGCATTGCGGCAAGCCGGTTTACAGCCCGGGTGGCAGGCCACCCGACGCCACTGGTCGGGCGCAAGCGGGAACTGGGGCAGTTATGCCAGCTCTGGACCCAGGCTAAAGGCGGCACCGGCCGCCTTGCCCTGATTGGCGGCGAACCGGGTGTCGGAAAGTCGCGCCTGACGCAGGCCCTTCAGGATCGATTGGCGCAAGAGTCCCATACCTGCCTGATCTACCAGTGCTCGCCCGTTCATCAGCAGAGCGTCCTGCATCCAGTGACAACGCAACTCGTGCGGCTGGCAGGTTTCAGTTCAAACGACCCTCCCGATGTCAAGTTGGACAAGTTGGAACGGCTGCTGGCCCGACCCGAAGGTCAAGCCGCAACGGGCACTCCCCTGCTGGCCGCCCTTCTTTCTCTGCCGACAGAGGGGCGCTATCCGCCATTGAACTTAAGCCCGCAGAGGCAAAAGGAGGTGACCCTCTGGGCTCTTATCGAGCATCTCGCCAGGCTTGCCGCCATTCGGCCCATGCTGATGATCGTCGAGGACCTTCACTGGGCCGATCCGACGACCCTGGAGTTTCTGGGCCGCGTGGTTCAGCGTCTGCCCACGCTCCCTGTCCTCGCGGTCTACACGTTCCGCCCGGAATTCGTGCCGCCGTGGACCCGCTCTGACTGCGCGGTCATGCTGGTCCTGAACCGACTCAGCCCGTCGGAAGGGCGTGCGCTCGTGGCCCACCTTGCCCACGGCCAGGGTCTTCCTGCTCGGACGATGCAACAGATTGCCGACAAGACCGACGGGGTGCCGCTGTTTGCGGAGGAGCTGACCAAGGCCGTCCTGGAGGCTCACCATTCGGAGCCGGCGACTGGCAGCGCACGGGTGTCCGATCCAGTGCTCACCCTGCCAGACACCCTCCAGGATTCTCTGATGGCTCGCCTCGATCGCCTGACGGGCGTCAGGGAGACCGCTCAAATCGGCGCCGTCATCGGGCGGGAATTCTCGTATGGACTTCTGGCCGCCGTCGCCCGGCGCGATGAAGCAGAGCTACAGAGCACTCTAGCCCGGCTGGTGTCAGCGGGAATCCTGTTCGTGCGTGGTCAGCCACCGGACGCGATCTACACGTTCAAGCACGCCCTGGTGCGGGATGCGGTCTACGCCACGTTGCTGCGCGCCCGGTGCCGTCAACTCCACACCCGGGTGGCCCGGTTGCTGGAGAAGCGCTTCCCCGGGATCGCCGAGCGGGAGCCGGAAACGGTGGCCCAGCATTACGAAGCCGCGGGCTTGGCTATGCAGGCCATCGCTTGGTGGCAGCACGCCGGCGAGCGTGCCAACAACCGTTCGGCAAATCAGGAGGCCGAGAACCACCTCAGGAGGGCGCTCGGCCTTATTGACCAACTTCCAGCCGACGCCGGACGCAGGCAGGCGGAGCTTCGGTTGCTGACGGTGCTCGGTCGGGTCCTGATTGCCCGAAGTGGTTATTCCAGCCCGGAGGTCGAGAAAGTCTACTCCCGCGCGAGACTGCTCTGCGAGACAGTCGAGCGGCAGGTGAATGCCTTTCCGGTTCTGCTGGGCCTCACGATCTACGCGGCGGTTCGCGCTGACCTCGACTCCGGGCTTGCGCTGAGCCAGCGGCTTCTGGAGCTGGCTAGGCGCGCGCGAGACCCTGTCCTGCAGGTTGAAGCGCAATACTCCGCCGGCATTACCCATCACTGGCGCGGCGAGCTCACCGAGGCGCGCCGGCACCTGATGGTGGCGGTCCGGATGTACCGGACCGGACAGCACAGAGCCCACCTCGCACACTATGGGCAGGATCCCGGTCCAATTTGCCTCTGTCGCGGCGCCGCAGTGCTGTGGCTCCTCGGCTACCCCGATCAGGCGGCGGCCCGAATGCGGGATGCGCTCGCCCTGGCGGACGAACTCGCCCACCCGTTCAGCCAAGCCTATGTTCTGACCTGGGCTGCCTGGTTGATGATCATCCAGCGCGACGGAGCCGGGGCAGCTCAGGCGATCGACCGCGCGCTCCGATTTGCCGAGGAACAGCAGTATCCCTATTGGATTGCAATGGCGACGACACAGGAGGGCTGGCTTTTGGCCCAGCAGGGGCACGCCACCCAGGCTATCGTTCGGATTAACGAGGGTTTGGCTCGCATGGATGCTATCGGCACGCGGGTGACTCATGCCTATGCGAGGGGCGTGCTTGGCGAGGTGCTGGCGGGGATCGGCAGAGCCTCCGACGGTGCCCAGCTGCTCGATCAAGCCATCGCCGACGTAAGACAGCACCACGAGGGATGGTGCGAGGCCGAATTGCTCCATCTGAGGGGCCGCGTCCTACTAGCCGCTCCCTCGGGCACGCGCTGTACCGCCGAAAGTTCCCTGCTGCTCGCGATTGAAAGGGCTCGCGAGCAGAGGGCAAAAGCCTGGGAGCTGCGCGCTGCCGTTAGCCTTGCCCAGCTCTGGAACAATCGGGGTTGCTGCAGCGAAGCCCGCGATCTTCTTGCTCCCGTCTGCAACTGGTTTACCGAGGGACTCGACACTGCCGACCTGCAGGATGCGAGGCGCCTGCTTGACGCACTCGGATGA
- a CDS encoding FAD-binding oxidoreductase, with the protein MAILPEALLALKGGLRGPALVKDEDGYDMARSIWNGMVDRSPGLIIRCHGAADVMHAVDFAREHDLVVAVRGGGHNIAGNAVCEGGLMIDLSPMDFVRVDPAARRAWVGPGAKLNDVDRETQAFGLALPSGINSTTGISGLTLGGGFGWLTRKLGLTIDSLVSADVVTADGRLLRTSTNENPDLFWAIRGGGGNFGIVTAFEFNLHPVGPEVLSGLVVHSFDQADALLRAYREAVNHAPEELTCWVVMRQAPPLPFLPPEWHGRAVMILAMCYVGDPAGGEKATKELRLLGHPIADVVGPHRLVDWQAAFDPLLTPGARNYWKSHDFETLQDGALDVITQAVRTLPGPECELFIAHVGGAMSRVAPEATAYPQRSAHFVMNVHTRWRESKDDNACIAWARKLFRATEPFATGSAYVNFMPEDETDRVEKIYGANYRRLAELKGRYDPRNIFRMNQNIRPAQ; encoded by the coding sequence ATGGCGATTCTGCCCGAGGCGCTGCTCGCCCTGAAGGGTGGCCTGCGCGGGCCGGCCCTGGTCAAGGATGAGGACGGTTATGACATGGCACGCAGCATCTGGAACGGCATGGTCGACCGCTCGCCGGGACTGATCATCCGCTGCCATGGAGCGGCTGATGTCATGCACGCGGTCGACTTCGCGCGCGAGCACGATCTGGTCGTCGCCGTGCGCGGGGGCGGGCACAACATCGCCGGCAACGCCGTCTGCGAAGGCGGGCTGATGATCGACCTCTCGCCGATGGACTTCGTCCGGGTCGATCCTGCCGCCCGGCGCGCCTGGGTCGGGCCCGGTGCGAAACTCAACGATGTCGACCGGGAAACCCAGGCCTTCGGGCTCGCCCTGCCCAGCGGAATCAATTCGACGACCGGGATCTCCGGCCTGACGCTGGGCGGCGGGTTCGGGTGGCTGACCCGCAAGTTGGGGCTCACCATCGATAGCCTCGTCTCGGCCGACGTGGTCACCGCGGACGGCCGGCTCCTGCGGACCAGCACGAACGAGAACCCGGACCTGTTTTGGGCCATCCGGGGCGGAGGAGGGAACTTCGGGATCGTCACTGCCTTTGAGTTCAATCTCCACCCGGTCGGGCCGGAGGTTCTCTCCGGACTTGTGGTGCACTCCTTCGATCAGGCGGACGCGCTGCTCAGAGCCTACCGCGAGGCTGTGAACCATGCGCCCGAGGAACTCACGTGCTGGGTGGTGATGCGCCAGGCCCCGCCGCTTCCATTCCTGCCGCCGGAATGGCACGGGCGTGCGGTCATGATCCTTGCCATGTGCTACGTGGGCGATCCCGCCGGGGGTGAGAAGGCCACGAAGGAACTCCGGTTGCTGGGCCATCCCATCGCGGATGTCGTCGGGCCGCACCGGCTTGTCGACTGGCAGGCGGCCTTCGACCCACTTCTGACCCCGGGCGCGCGCAATTACTGGAAGAGCCATGACTTTGAGACGCTCCAGGACGGCGCATTGGATGTGATTACCCAGGCAGTCCGGACGCTGCCAGGCCCCGAATGCGAGCTGTTCATCGCCCATGTCGGCGGCGCCATGAGCCGGGTTGCGCCGGAGGCCACGGCCTACCCGCAGCGCTCAGCGCATTTTGTCATGAATGTCCACACCCGCTGGCGCGAGAGCAAGGACGACAACGCCTGCATCGCATGGGCGCGGAAGCTGTTCCGGGCCACGGAGCCATTCGCAACGGGCAGCGCCTATGTCAACTTCATGCCGGAGGATGAGACCGACCGGGTCGAGAAGATCTATGGGGCGAACTACCGCCGCTTGGCCGAGCTCAAGGGGCGCTACGACCCGCGCAACATATTCCGGATGAACCAGAACATCCGGCCGGCGCAATGA
- a CDS encoding DUF2182 domain-containing protein → MAGQGANRTERFPAESTIGLLRHARLSLLVSLVVLTTGAWGFILYQALTMDMPAGMADLGSLPSAGMGGTAMAGVPAAGLSVRGAAIFVAVWTVMMAAMMLPAAAPMILTFAQAQARRDRAVHVPTWIFVAGYGLVWLLAGWVVYPIVQWGHDMASSPVATSSFNWAPLALGGTLIVAGLYQLTPLKRLCLSHCRSPLAFVALHWREGRGGALRMGVLHGLYCLGCCWALFGILVAAGVMNLAWMLLLTLLVFAEKVLPLGQRLTAVMGFGLAAIGFAVAGGVVPVAWITS, encoded by the coding sequence TTGGCAGGACAAGGCGCTAATCGTACCGAGCGTTTTCCTGCCGAGAGTACGATCGGTCTTCTCAGGCACGCGCGTCTGTCGCTTCTCGTTTCCCTGGTTGTGCTGACGACCGGCGCCTGGGGGTTCATCCTGTATCAGGCGCTCACCATGGATATGCCGGCAGGGATGGCTGATCTTGGCAGCCTGCCTTCCGCCGGCATGGGTGGGACGGCCATGGCGGGAGTGCCCGCGGCCGGCTTGTCGGTTAGGGGAGCCGCCATTTTCGTTGCGGTCTGGACCGTCATGATGGCCGCGATGATGCTGCCGGCCGCTGCGCCGATGATCCTGACCTTCGCCCAGGCCCAGGCTCGGCGGGACCGGGCGGTGCACGTTCCTACCTGGATCTTCGTTGCAGGCTATGGGCTGGTCTGGCTGCTCGCCGGGTGGGTCGTCTACCCCATCGTTCAATGGGGCCATGACATGGCTTCCTCCCCGGTCGCGACGAGCTCGTTCAACTGGGCGCCGCTTGCCTTGGGGGGCACCTTGATCGTTGCCGGGTTATACCAATTGACCCCGCTCAAGCGCCTATGCCTGAGCCACTGCCGCTCGCCGCTGGCCTTCGTAGCGCTCCACTGGCGTGAGGGGCGGGGCGGCGCTCTGCGGATGGGAGTCTTGCATGGGCTGTACTGTCTTGGTTGCTGCTGGGCCCTGTTCGGGATTCTGGTGGCCGCAGGTGTCATGAACTTGGCCTGGATGCTGCTGCTGACCTTGCTTGTGTTTGCCGAAAAGGTGCTCCCGTTGGGCCAGCGCCTTACAGCGGTGATGGGATTTGGCCTCGCCGCGATTGGATTCGCCGTTGCCGGAGGAGTCGTGCCGGTCGCCTGGATCACTTCCTAA